From one Lolium rigidum isolate FL_2022 chromosome 4, APGP_CSIRO_Lrig_0.1, whole genome shotgun sequence genomic stretch:
- the LOC124707266 gene encoding 12-oxophytodienoate reductase 1-like, whose protein sequence is METTPLLSAHKMGEFNLTNRVVLAPLGRCRSYGSLPQPHNVLYYEQRAAQGILLIAEANAVSETSRGYPHMPGLWSQEQVEAWKPVVDAVHAKGAIFFCQIWHHGRVSPPEFQPNGQAPISSTDKQVTAQVIHDGSIMEFAVPRSLKTVEIPDIVNEFRIAAKNAIKAGFDGVEIHAANGYLIDQFMKDGVNDRTDEYGGSLENRCLFAAEVIVAVAAEIGAHRLGVRLSPFADYMDCVDSDPEALALHMIRIMNGLGVLYCHVVEPRMCVNENDGKLMIPHRLLPFGKAFKGTFMVNGGYDREEGDKAIADDYADLVAYGRLFLANPDLPERFRKNASLNKYDRSTFYTPDPVVGYTDYPFLDADVKEILE, encoded by the exons ATGGAAACGACTCCTCTCCTATCGGCACACAAGATGGGTGAATTCAACCTGACGAACAG GGTTGTTCTAGCGCCACTGGGCCGGTGCAGGTCGTACGGGAGTCTTCCCCAGCCGCACAACGTTCTGTATTACGAGCAGAGGGCGGCGCAGGGCATCCTCCTCATTGCGGAGGCTAACGCCGTGTCCGAGACCTCGCGGGGTTACCCACACATGCCTGGCCTGTGGAGCCAGGAGCAGGTTGAGGCATGGAAGCCAGTGGTTGACGCCGTGCACGCGAAAGGGGCCATCTTCTTCTGCCAGATATGGCACCATGGCCGTGTTTCCCCACCTG AGTTCCAACCTAATGGGCAAGCCCCGATCTCAAGCACGGATAAGCAAGTCACAGCTCAAGTTATCCATGATGGCAGTATCATGGAGTTTGCGGTGCCTCGAAGTCTGAAAACAGTTGAAATACCTGACATTGTGAACGAATTCCGCATTGCTGCCAAAAACGCCATAAAAGCCG GATTTGATGGTGTGGAGATCCATGCAGCCAACGGGTATCTGATCGATCAGTTCATGAAGGATGGCGTCAACGACCGCACCGACGAGTATGGTGGCAGCCTGGAGAACCGCTGTCTCTTCGCCGCGGAGGTCATTGTGGCCGTGGCTGCTGAGATAGGTGCACATCGCCTCGGCGTGCGGCTCTCCCCATTTGCCGACTACATGGACTGTGTAGACTCTGACCCAGAGGCGCTCGCGCTGCACATGATACGCATCATGAATGGGCTCGGCGTCCTGTACTGCCACGTGGTCGAGCCTCGGATGTGCGTCAACGAAAATGATGGCAAACTGATGATCCCGCACCGCCTGCTACCGTTCGGAAAGGCGTTCAAGGGCACTTTCATGGTGAATGGAGGGTATGACAGAGAAGAAGGGGACAAGGCCATCGCCGACGACTACGCTGACCTGGTCGCGTATGGGCGGCTCTTCTTGGCAAACCCTGACCTGCCTGAGAGGTTCAGGAAGAACGCGTCTTTGAACAAGTATGACAGGAGCACCTTTTACACCCCTGATCCTGTTGTTGGCTACACAGATTACCCTTTTCTTGATGCTGATGTTAAGGAAATACTCGAGTGA